The following nucleotide sequence is from Paenibacillus andongensis.
TTTAAAGAAATTGTGAGTGAAGCCGTCAAGGAAGGCGATGCGGTCTTTTTTCAAACCGTCTTGGAAGCCCTGAATGGTGCCTTCATCCAGACCACCTTCCGGGTGCTCATCGGATTTGTAGAAGAACGGCGGAACTGCAGCAGCCAACACGGCTTTTTTGACACGGCTTGTTCCGTATGTGCCAACGTAACGGGCAACCTCTCCGCCACCCATCGAAAATCCGACCAGTGTCACGTCCTTAAGGTCCAGATATTCAATCAGCTTATGGAGATCCGTCGCAAACGTATCATAGTTGTAACCGTTCCACGGTTGGGAGGACTGTCCGAATCCACGGCGGTCATATGTAATTACGCGGTAACCTGCATCGATGAGCGCTGGAACTTGGCTCTCCCACGAGCGCCCGCTCAGCGGCCAGCCATGGATCAAAACGACAGGTTTGCCTACGCCAAGATCCTCAAAATATAATTCAATGGGTTGTTCGTTTTCTGTTCCGACTGTTAATTTAGGCATGTTTCATACTTCCTTTCGAATTGGTGTTCCACAAACGGAGAGAGTGAAAATTAATTGACTGTCTTTTTTGGGATAAATCGCTTATCCTCCGTGGCCGCCAAACATCGTTTGCGCATAAACAATACCCGCACCGTAGGCGCCACTGTGTTGCATAGCAATCTCCAGAACGGCATCATACGTTTCTTGACGCGCCCAATCGCGCTGATACTCAAGAAGAACAGACAGCCAAGTCACGGGAATGGCTCCTGCTTGAATCATGCGTTGAACGGACATGTCATGCGCTTCTGTCGTCGTCCCGCCTGAAGCATCCGTTACGATGTATACTTCATATCCATCTTTGATGGCTGAAACTACAGGGAAAGCAAGACAAACTTCTGTCCACAGAGCTGCCATAATCAGCTTCTTGCGACCTGTTTTCTTCACTGCTTCCACGAAGTTTTCGTCTTCCCAGGAGTTCATTGTTGTTCGGTCAATCGGTTTTTGATCAGGAAATACAGCTTGAATATGCGGATGAATAGGGCCAGAAAACGATTCGGCAGCAACCGTTGTAAGAATAATAGGTGCATTGAAAACTTTAGCTGCTTTAGCAAGTCCAACCGTATTGTTAATGATCGTTTGGCGATCGGCGCTTTGTACGCCAAAAAGCATTTGGGGCTGATGGTCTACTAGAATAATAGCGGAGTTGTCAGCTGTAAGTAGATCGGTCTTTCCGTTAAACATACAAAAATCCCTACTTTCTATATATGATTACAACAGATCCACAAATTTGAAAACCTGCTGCATGTAATTAGTCTATTGAAATGCAAACAGACGAACAATCTTCATTTTTCTATAATACCCATAGACAAAAACTATATACTTTAAAAATATTATTAAAATAATATATAAGTGATTCCTATGGCTGGTATAGAGAAAGCCTTATTGATAGAAAGAATCCTGACTTATAGACTTATATAGAAGGTAAACGATTGAACAATCAGTCGAATGGAGTATATGGGTAAATACTTGTAGGAACATCATCATTGACCAAATTGAAGGAGGAAAACTAGTATGTGGGGTTCAATATTTCTCGCTTTAGCTGCTGGTATTGTCATTGGCGTTGTTTTTCAATCGCTTAAAATTCCCTCTCCGGCACCGCCTTTTTTGGGATTGCTTGGTCTCTTTGGCATGTTTTTAGGACAACGGTTGATACCATGGATACAACTTTGGTTAAGCCGCAAATAACACCTAATAAATTTCAAAGGAGAAACAAAAGCATGTCTGAGAAAACGACGATTGTTGAAGCAAACCTAGTTCCTAATAAATGACAAAGGAGAACAAAATCATGTCTGAGAAACCAACGATTGTTGAAGCAAGCCTAGTCATTCATAATGCCCATATCGTGACGATGGACGACGCTAATCCATCAGCCACAGCAGTTGCAGTTAACGACGACCATTTCCTGGCCGTGGGGGATGATGCCGAAATCATGAAATATGTTGGGCCTTCTACGCAAGTTGTGAACGCCAACAAACGAATGTTAATTCCAGGCTTGAACGATTCTCATATTCATCTTATTCGAGGCGGTCTCAATTATAATCTCGAGCTTCGATGGGATGGCGTGCCATCCGTTGCGGATGCCTTGCGGATGCTGAAAAAGCAGGTGGATCGTACGCCAGCACCGCACTGGGTTCGTGTTGTTGGCGGCTGGACAGAATTCCAATTCGTGGAACGCCGAATGCCAACTTTGGATGAAATCAATCGAATTGCTCCGCATACACCGGTATTTATTCTCAATCTTTACCGTCAGGCTTTTTTGAATAAAGCGGCCTTGCGAGTCATCGGATATACGAAAGATACGCCGAATCCGCCAGGTGGAGAAATCCAAAGGGATAGCCAAGGGAATCCAACAGGAATGCTCATCGCTAGACCTAATGCTACTATTTTGTATGCGACCTTAGCGAAAGGACCGAAGCTTTCATACGAGGATCAAATCAATTCAACCCGATTGTTCATGAGGGAATTGAATCGATTCGGAGTCACAAGCGTGATTGACGCTGGCGGAGGCTTTCAGAACTATCCCGATGATTATCAGGTTTTTGATGAAC
It contains:
- a CDS encoding alpha/beta fold hydrolase; its protein translation is MPKLTVGTENEQPIELYFEDLGVGKPVVLIHGWPLSGRSWESQVPALIDAGYRVITYDRRGFGQSSQPWNGYNYDTFATDLHKLIEYLDLKDVTLVGFSMGGGEVARYVGTYGTSRVKKAVLAAAVPPFFYKSDEHPEGGLDEGTIQGFQDGLKKDRIAFLDGFTHNFFKAGDRTDLVSESFRVYNLDIATYASPKGTLDCVDAFGRTDFRGDLAKFDIPLLVIHGDSDAIVSLEVSGQLSNEAVAGSQLVVIEGGPHGLNATHPEQFNTALINFLKN
- a CDS encoding XapX domain-containing protein; this translates as MWGSIFLALAAGIVIGVVFQSLKIPSPAPPFLGLLGLFGMFLGQRLIPWIQLWLSRK
- a CDS encoding hydrolase yields the protein MFNGKTDLLTADNSAIILVDHQPQMLFGVQSADRQTIINNTVGLAKAAKVFNAPIILTTVAAESFSGPIHPHIQAVFPDQKPIDRTTMNSWEDENFVEAVKKTGRKKLIMAALWTEVCLAFPVVSAIKDGYEVYIVTDASGGTTTEAHDMSVQRMIQAGAIPVTWLSVLLEYQRDWARQETYDAVLEIAMQHSGAYGAGIVYAQTMFGGHGG